Proteins encoded by one window of Cyanobacteria bacterium GSL.Bin1:
- a CDS encoding DUF29 family protein: MVTGSQKNQETLYEKDYNLWVLETIKKLENKEFNTLDWDNLLEELSDLSRREKRKLESLLMRLVEHLLKLKYWESEIKNNRGHWEAEILNFRKQIKKE; encoded by the coding sequence ATGGTTACCGGATCACAAAAAAATCAAGAAACATTATATGAAAAAGATTATAACCTTTGGGTATTAGAAACAATCAAAAAACTAGAAAATAAAGAATTTAATACCCTTGACTGGGATAACTTACTTGAGGAATTATCCGATTTGAGTCGTCGTGAGAAAAGAAAGTTAGAAAGTTTATTAATGCGTTTAGTTGAGCATCTTCTGAAATTAAAATATTGGGAAAGCGAAATTAAAAATAATCGCGGTCATTGGGAAGCCGAAATTCTCAACTTTCGCAAACAGATTAAAAAAGAA
- a CDS encoding DUF4330 family protein, with protein MKIIDSKGRLFNTISILDLGAALVILLVIIGIFIFPGTSGSVAQVSGAKPIEMDVLIQGLRIENPETLKSTLEEKKTTQLIIRNQPHGQVQVQSVELIPKTVAVPQPDGSVVAQPDPRPDERFVTNWLITLAGDATITNDGAVLGSNKVKIGTTVELEGFSYNFRGSVVEIRLPE; from the coding sequence ATGAAAATTATCGATTCCAAAGGACGACTCTTTAATACCATTAGCATCCTCGATTTAGGGGCAGCCCTTGTGATTTTGTTGGTGATCATTGGGATTTTTATCTTTCCCGGTACGTCTGGATCTGTTGCCCAAGTCAGTGGCGCGAAACCGATCGAGATGGACGTTCTCATTCAAGGATTAAGAATCGAAAATCCAGAAACGTTAAAAAGTACACTGGAAGAGAAGAAAACGACACAGTTAATTATCCGCAACCAACCCCATGGTCAAGTTCAGGTGCAGTCAGTGGAATTAATCCCAAAAACGGTAGCGGTTCCGCAACCGGATGGTTCGGTCGTCGCTCAACCTGATCCGCGTCCCGACGAGAGATTTGTCACAAATTGGTTAATTACCCTAGCTGGAGATGCCACCATTACCAATGATGGTGCGGTATTAGGAAGTAATAAAGTGAAAATTGGAACCACCGTTGAACTAGAGGGATTCAGTTACAACTTCCGAGGGAGCGTTGTTGAGATTCGCCTTCCCGAGTAG
- a CDS encoding alpha/beta fold hydrolase, whose protein sequence is MLEPIGVKQESIVTSLGRMIYYTPSEHPWPDEPTRQEENQSSLVFLHGFGGGSSAYEWSKVYPAFASDYRVLAPDLIGWGRSEHPERNYQIEDYLTIIREFLMGTCSEPVTVVASSLTAAFTLRVAVDHPELFQSLILVTPAGLSDFGQDYTQSLIARVVSLPLLDTVLYRGAIATSEGIRNFLENRQFARPERIYPEIINAYLKSAQQENAEYAALSFVRGDLSFDLSLYLPQLTIPTAMIWGEKTQFTSADLGKRLAALNPTAVQQLEILENVGLTPQLEVPEITIGLIRRYLKLLGKANLNNAPSEVVTESL, encoded by the coding sequence ATGCTTGAACCCATTGGAGTAAAACAAGAGTCGATTGTGACTTCTCTCGGACGAATGATTTATTACACTCCGAGCGAGCATCCTTGGCCAGATGAACCAACCCGACAAGAGGAAAACCAATCCAGTTTAGTATTTCTACATGGTTTTGGCGGTGGCTCATCCGCTTACGAATGGTCAAAGGTTTATCCGGCTTTTGCCAGTGACTATCGCGTCCTTGCGCCTGATTTGATTGGTTGGGGACGGTCTGAACATCCCGAACGGAATTATCAGATCGAAGATTACCTTACCATAATCCGAGAATTTTTGATGGGAACTTGCTCAGAACCGGTGACTGTTGTTGCGTCTTCGCTCACAGCCGCCTTTACCCTTCGTGTGGCAGTGGATCATCCAGAATTATTTCAATCCTTAATTTTAGTCACTCCTGCCGGTTTATCAGACTTTGGGCAAGACTATACACAGAGTTTGATTGCCAGAGTGGTTAGCCTGCCTTTGCTTGATACTGTTTTGTATCGAGGCGCGATCGCGACCAGTGAAGGAATCCGCAATTTCTTAGAAAATCGGCAATTTGCTCGACCTGAACGTATTTATCCAGAAATCATCAACGCCTATCTCAAATCTGCCCAACAGGAGAATGCTGAATATGCCGCTTTATCTTTCGTGCGCGGCGATTTATCCTTTGATTTATCTCTCTATCTTCCTCAGCTGACGATCCCCACCGCGATGATTTGGGGAGAAAAGACACAATTTACTTCTGCTGATTTGGGTAAGCGTTTAGCTGCCTTGAACCCCACTGCTGTGCAACAGTTAGAGATTTTAGAAAATGTCGGTTTAACGCCCCAGTTAGAAGTTCCTGAGATTACCATTGGCTTAATTCGCCGTTACCTCAAACTACTCGGGAAGGCGAATCTCAACAACGCTCCCTCGGAAGTTGTAACTGAATCCCTCTAG
- a CDS encoding ABC transporter ATP-binding protein yields MVFAIMLVWNWQLLLATLMGMGGLVLLFRFPIDRWSGYWQKWQQTLDLSQKRLFTALAGSTLIGVGTYWALQLWDHVDNHWLAGGAIAQGIVIALLLGWQVAKLLHPASQGSPKDQVSQLLAALTADHPLRRLMAIRQLTALAIEGKLHASQLQQMSEYFSLLFSVETEPILRQGLLESMQTLQLHHCWQKWESKTPPRLQKLQKVKKVPEKIEQF; encoded by the coding sequence ATTGTTTTTGCCATTATGTTGGTTTGGAATTGGCAATTGCTACTGGCAACGCTAATGGGAATGGGGGGGCTTGTTCTTTTATTTCGCTTTCCTATAGACCGTTGGTCGGGGTATTGGCAAAAATGGCAACAAACCTTAGATCTGTCCCAAAAACGCTTGTTTACGGCACTAGCGGGCAGTACGTTGATCGGAGTGGGAACCTATTGGGCCCTACAGCTTTGGGACCACGTAGATAATCATTGGTTAGCTGGCGGCGCGATCGCGCAAGGTATTGTCATTGCCCTGCTATTGGGTTGGCAAGTTGCAAAACTGCTTCATCCTGCTAGTCAGGGCAGCCCAAAAGATCAAGTTTCTCAGCTTCTAGCAGCACTAACTGCCGACCACCCCTTGCGGCGATTAATGGCAATTCGTCAACTGACTGCCCTTGCAATCGAAGGCAAGTTACATGCCTCACAGCTGCAACAAATGAGTGAATATTTCAGCTTATTATTTTCTGTAGAAACAGAGCCGATTTTGCGTCAAGGCTTATTAGAAAGTATGCAAACTCTGCAGTTACATCACTGTTGGCAAAAGTGGGAAAGTAAAACTCCACCCCGCCTACAGAAACTGCAAAAAGTGAAGAAAGTGCCTGAAAAAATTGAACAGTTTTAA
- a CDS encoding DUF475 domain-containing protein — MVDQILDFSPNIGIETAILLIVLVALEAVLSADNAIALAAIAQGLQGHKLQRRALNFGLVAAYILRMTLIFTATWVIQFWQFELLGAGYLLWLVFSYFTSDEEDNSHHHHGPRFNSFWQAIPMIALTDLAFSLDSVTTAIAISEKTWLIILGGTIGVLTLRFLAGLFIRWLDEYVHLEDAGYITVGFVGLRLLLRVIAPSLVPPQWLLVSAVAIVFAWGFSEKTPQR; from the coding sequence ATGGTTGACCAAATTTTAGATTTTTCCCCGAATATCGGGATTGAAACCGCAATCTTATTGATTGTTCTCGTGGCGCTAGAGGCAGTTTTATCGGCAGATAATGCGATTGCCTTAGCTGCGATCGCGCAAGGATTACAAGGACACAAACTTCAACGCCGAGCCCTTAATTTCGGCTTAGTCGCAGCTTATATTCTACGCATGACCCTAATTTTTACCGCAACTTGGGTCATCCAATTTTGGCAGTTTGAACTACTTGGAGCCGGTTATCTCCTCTGGTTAGTTTTCAGTTATTTTACCTCAGACGAAGAAGATAACAGTCACCATCATCATGGCCCCCGATTTAACTCGTTTTGGCAAGCCATTCCCATGATTGCTTTAACCGATTTAGCGTTTTCTTTGGATAGTGTCACGACCGCGATCGCGATCTCGGAAAAAACTTGGCTGATTATTCTCGGAGGTACGATTGGTGTCCTGACCTTACGTTTTTTAGCGGGATTATTTATCCGGTGGCTAGACGAATATGTCCATCTTGAAGATGCCGGTTACATTACTGTGGGTTTTGTCGGGTTACGTCTATTACTCCGCGTGATTGCTCCGAGTTTAGTTCCGCCGCAATGGCTTTTAGTAAGTGCGGTGGCAATCGTTTTTGCTTGGGGTTTTTCTGAGAAAACGCCGCAACGATAG